A single Plasmodium malariae genome assembly, chromosome: 6 DNA region contains:
- the PmUG01_06010600 gene encoding conserved Plasmodium protein, unknown function, whose product MSNLERIKQRLEESLEKHKNRLMKTRETKKIKNLFLNHKTSKENTNNKGENSRSVAAVTVATAVNAATAVNAATAATAATAVTAATAVVAGNKNGKNVECAKNSEHVNNSERINILGDVECTDAAEKRPSATKRRSTNGSRSNLQNKLIESVVNTKLLLINKKKEIMHVDDIPCHSMKTNRILGTLKGVTCKSSRCISRGKQEARDKLRNGSIQRNEAKSEAILVNNELESNIKKEDYNKREKTTSSDDIVSIKMSNNNDDFQNVSKEVRDNLNDLFRNFVNCKINNLYVINGDRSKLPMHNFASEEKELEAIQNESVDKKLGKTDIVNEVDQVDKIDNTEYINCAEGHSKEEVTTFDWDRNYQMGEEITLFDRAKKREMCVGGNSPYDIANFNRGGKKRINEEEILKKDKMNYLKNVSIYSIGRGAYNSNFIKLMEIEKNMKKKIKQFEEEKKRGEKNQMGRKKIKEIEAEGKKERLADSITRTATHTTTHAKRSSYLSISSKDETVQSYSEKNNDFGTFIKSSKDSVTVNLSSSSFVTVTNTESENSCTDDSVELFTTQRKIYLCNYYKKMKRKKKRTIKKNILENCSACSYSEGGHSYENHKKGVISGEEADVEIDHEEPDEVEVACLDVDAVKVEHTDEETELDGVSAHSKDHNSLRGKCRPMEKNRSPILWYMRKRDELEKSYKFDKPRNSDKRHMRYGRNKQFYSHPNVEKLDHDEDTYEDTYEDTHAYVYDDKYEDAYKDMFECDNVKNRLKVGKQKGRNVMHKKSSRNMTSTLPSRFLEKNPTINFGKHEYSYYLSDAGTYDGAGTKNIKRFLKSKQSEDYNEMAILGCSMENETNKEKKKKKEKLSKGLHKKLRNKLSNTLSNALSNKLRHKLRNRDDLKNIRNELCSYDNTICSARTSNRNSDSHVSSSSDKCDSNISHNAMNNHYRDEGEDKKMTKYNRIFSSRGRVSSCEEQAASTFVRDVVEGKKNKSAHNYLRDNIYERKNFLPYMCSNKRNNVILDVSNELTKSSQLHFVPNEESTFFENHIIPSSFDNETHKKKIKYINRERKNKYILPLNSINNRYNNSNDNVERNGTKGQDDIPVTVSKKQTSSSQNLNLSITPITCMENHNSSTDTKCYVCSYPIHKEENKFILKRDSDIYKEPQGCQASNMRRGTFIPSSACRQTAEGDSPFRSNRTKIVDRESAFCNDGGVDGISGIGSIGNIDPRNRRDVTQAECRRSKHTCSSYNSRSSSSRGSSNNSMRGEDKGVEWTNYLASTFSDTSYSFRDNFTFSTYMNKVRKNIKNEKKDVQIYNKGENIKGNNSMKGENKEVYHCGSSMITYKEFLDILGNCCFKGMKKDDNMDVHKMGHMMDNMKDEEKKKVIIKCIKELYRQYKKGPSFRPYGEEDDKRCNGKRGGDKSGNGKRGGDKSGNGKRGGDKSGNGKRGGDKSGNSKRGGDKSGNGKNGNGKNGNAKNDNGKNGNAKNDNGKIDIDKNSHDDGNLAINHTREEPNVKNCFHNSEGNGVPSVVISYSPQKDMHNERHIIHTRVYREKGDEIRNKEEKKEKQMTYKEDMFCNQKSNSSRTRREYFLNNKNRSLKENEYENLKSKNIRSFTNSSTDCEGSAMRHIRQQEQARVDAQDEQNEQYKQDKDKSDNNDENDENAEGKKKLKINNTVLKKLLKIKVEAMKKEDNQKVEIKEEEELERGGNKKETKIIGLCPIQNNKQYLFNEVVLLNEYEGSSYINKCSINSLSDRQKHEHNMNEEAISNRSQTKPVFHNLYNGYVESHARNRVTSVRSSLGRSSEGVQVRNYNNYFDGCEGRNSEGTHSSPYVDNHSDSDVKRGDNTIYNKTFWKRGAQERSSNKNKCIDGNRENNSNSYNNRDGNRTGNCNNDNAALAVHKENAQRDRSQVEILNFDESYYCYLKNVKNGDVYPNSEEPITTTDKRKLMNAYLNDKRKRKNREKYFLKYNIEFFKIAQFFCQDNCLYSNYIRHMAYNLMKSNDDTDKIAFSIVKLFRSQKRNLV is encoded by the exons ATGAGCAATCTAGAGAGAATAAAACAGAGACTAGAAGAGTCACtagaaaaacataaaaacagACTGATGAAAACGAGAGAgacaaagaaaataaaaaatttatttctgAACCATAAGACTTCTAAGGAGAACACCAATAATAAGGGGGAAAACAGCAGGTCAGTTGCTGCGGTTACTGTGGCTACTGCGGTTAATGCGGCTACTGCGGTTAATGCGGCTACTGCGGCTACTGCGGCTACTGCGGTTACTGCGGCTACTGCAGTTGTTGCAGGTAATAAAAATGGCAAAAATGTTGAATGTGCTAAAAATTCTGAACACGTTAATAATTCTGAACGCATTAATATTCTTGGCGATGTCGAATGTACCGATGCCGCTGAGAAGCGTCCCAGTGCGACTAAACGCAGGTCCACAAATGGGAGTAGATCTAACttgcaaaataaattaatagaaaGTGTAGTAAATACAAAGCTTCTTCTCATAAATAAGAAGAAAGAAATTATGCATGTTGATGATATACCGTGTCATAGTATGAAAACGAATCGTATATTGGGTACGTTAAAAGGTGTAACTTGTAAAAGTAGTAGATGCATATCTAGGGGTAAACAAGAAGCAAGGGATAAACTTAGAAATGGGAGCATTCAAAGGAATGAAGCTAAAAGTGAAGCAATACTAGTGAATAATGAGTTAGAGAGTAATATTAAGAAAGAGGACTATAATAAACGGGAAAAAACTACTAGTAGTGATGATATAGTTTCTATAAAAATGTCAAATAATAATGACGATTTTCAAAATGTATCTAAAGAAGTACGGGATAACTTAAATGATTTATTTCGAAATTTTGTAAACTGCAAAATTAATAATCTGTATGTTATAAATGGTGATAGGAGCAAATTACCCATGCATAATTTTGCCAGTGAGGAAAAGGAGTTGGAGGCTATTCAGAATGAAAGTGTTGACAAGAAGTTGGGTAAGACGGACATAGTGAACGAAGTAGACCAAGTAGATAAAATAGACAATACTGAATATATTAACTGTGCAGAGGGACACAGTAAAGAGGAGGTAACCACGTTTGATTGGGATAGAAATTACCAAATGGGGGAAGAAATAACCTTGTTTGATAGGGCTAAGAAACGTGAAATGTGTGTGGGGGGAAATAGTCCCTATGATATTGCTAATTTTAATagagggggaaaaaaaagaataaatgaagaagaaattttaaaaaaggataaaatgaattacttaaaaaatgtaagcaTATACTCTATAGGTAGAGGTGCTTACAACagcaattttataaaattaatggaaatagaaaaaaatatgaaaaaaaagataaagcagtttgaagaagaaaaaaaaaggggggaAAAGAATCAAATGGGgaggaaaaagataaaagagATTGAAGCggagggaaaaaaagaacgACTTGCTGATTCTATTACTCGTACTGCTACGCATACAACTACTCACGCAAAGAGATCATCCTATTTGTCAATATCGTCTAAAGATGAAACTGTTCAAAGCTATTCTGAAAAAAACAATGATTTTGGAACCTTTATCAAATCGTCAAAAGACTCAGTGACAGTCAACTTATCATCATCCTCCTTTGTAACTGTTACTAATACAGAAAGCGAAAATTCATGCACAGATGATAGTGTAGAACTGTTTACTACTCAAAGGAAAATTTACCTATGCAACTACTACAAAAAGATgaagaggaaaaagaaaaggacgataaagaaaaatattctagAAAACTGTAGTGCCTGTAGTTACTCTGAAGGGGGCCATTCTTATGAAAACCATAAAAAAGGGGTTATTTCTGGTGAAGAAGCAGATGTGGAGATAGACCATGAAGAGCCAGACGAAGTGGAAGTGGCATGCTTAGATGTAGATGCAGTGAAAGTGGAACATACGGACGAAGAAACAGAGTTAGATGGTGTAAGTGCTCATTCGAAGGATCACAACAGTTTAAGGGGAAAATGTCGTCCTATGGAAAAAAATCGTTCTCCTATTCTATGGTATATGAGAAAGAGAGATGAATTGGAAAAGAGTTATAAGTTTGATAAGCCCAGGAATTCGGATAAACGCCATATGCGTTATGGAAGAAACAAACAATTTTATAGCCATCCAAATGTGGAAAAGCTTGACCACGATGAAGACACATATGAAGATACGTATGAAGAtacacatgcatatgtatatgatgACAAATATGAAGATGCATATAAAGATATGTTTGAATGtgataatgtaaaaaatcgTTTAAAGGTAGGGAAGCAAAAAGGTAGAAATGTAATGCATAAGAAGAGCAGTAGGAATATGACGTCAACCCTCCCTAGTagatttttagaaaaaaatccTACCATTAACTTTGGTAAACACGAGTATAGCTACTATTTATCAGATGCAGGTACTTATGATGGTGCAGGaacgaaaaatataaagagatttttaaaaagtaaacagAGTGAGGATTACAATGAGATGGCAATTTTGGGCTGTTCCATGGAAAACGAAAccaataaagaaaaaaaaaagaaaaaagaaaaattaagcaaaggattacataaaaaattgcGTAATAAATTGAGTAATACATTGAGTAATGCATTGAGTAATAAACTGCGTCATAAATTGCGTAACAGagatgatttaaaaaatataaggaacGAATTATGTTCATATGATAATACAATCTGTAGTGCACGCACGAGTAATCGCAATTCCGATAGCCATGTGTCCTCCTCAAGTGATAAATGTGATAGTAATATTTCCCATAATGCAATGAATAATCATTATAGGGACGAAGGGGAAGACAAGAAGATGACAAAGTATAATAGGATATTCTCGTCTAGAGGAAGAGTAAGCAGTTGTGAGGAGCAAGCAGCATCCACATTCGTAAGAGATGTAGTAGAAGGcaagaaaaacaaaagcgcacataattatttaagggacaatatatatgaacgtaaaaattttttaccaTATATGTGTAGTAATAAGAGAAATAATGTAATCCTTGATGTATCAAATGAATTAACGAAGAGTTCTCAGCTACATTTTGTGCCTAATGAAGAAAGTACCTTTTTTGAAAATCATATCATTCCTTCTTCTTTCGATAATGaaacacataaaaaaaaaataaaatatataaatagagaaagaaaaaataaatacatccTTCCTttaaatagtattaataataggtataataatagtaacgaCAACGTGGAAAGAAATGGAACCAAGGGACAAGATGATATCCCTGTTACTGTTAGCAAGAAACAAACAAGTAGTAgtcaaaatttaaatttatcaaTAACCCCTATAACATGTATGGAGAACCACAATTCTTCTACAGATACAAAGTGTTACGTATGTTCTTATCCCATACATAAGGAAgagaataaatttattttaaaaagggacagtgatatatataaagaaccCCAAGGTTGTCAAGCGAGCAATATGAGAAGGGGGACCTTCATTCCATCATCTGCATGTAGACAAACAGCGGAAGGCGATAGTCCCTTTCGCTCGAATAGAACTAAAATTGTGGATCGTGAATCGGCATTTTGCAATGATGGCGGCGTTGATGGTATTAGCGGTATTGGCAGTATTGGCAATATTGATCCTAGAAATAGAAGAGATGTAACACAAGCGGAGTGCAGAAGATCTAAGCATACGTGCAGTAGTTACAATAGTAgaagcagtagtagtagaggtagcagtaataatagtatgaGGGGAGAGGACAAAGGTGTAGAATGGACTAACTATTTAGCTTCTACTTTTTCTGATACGTCCTACAGTTTTAGAGACAATTTCACTTTTTCCACCTACATGAACAAGGtcaggaaaaatataaaaaatgaaaaaaaggatgtacagatatataataaaggaGAGAATATTAAAGGAAATAACAGTATGAAAGGAGAGAACAAGGAGGTATACCACTGTGGTAGTAGTATGATTACTTATAAAGAATTTCTAGATATACTGGGAAATTGTTGTTTCAAAGGAATGAAGAAAGATGATAATATGGATGTACATAAAATGGGGCACATGATGGACAATATGAAAGAcgaagagaagaaaaaagtaattataaaatgtataaaggAGTTGTACCGCCAGTATAAGAAGGGACCTTCATTTCGTCCATATGGTGAGGAGGATGATAAGAGGTGCAATGGTAAGAGAGGCGGTGATAAGAGTGGAAATGGTAAGAGAGGCGGTGATAAGAGTGGAAATGGTAAGAGAGGCGGTGATAAGAGTGGAAATGGTAAGAGAGGCGGTGATAAGAGTGGAAATAGTAAGAGAGGCGGTGATAAGAGTGGAAATGGTAAGAATGGCAATGGTAAAAATGGCAATGCTAAGAATGACAATGGTAAAAATGGCAATGCTAAGAATGACAATGGTAAGATTGACATTGATAAGAATAGCCATGATGATGGCAATCTAGCTATCAATCACACCCGTGAAGAACCTAATGTTAAAAACTGCTTCCATAATTCTGAGGGTAACGGTGTTCCGAGTGTTGTCATCTCTTATAGCCCTCAAAAGGATATGCATAACGAGAGACATATTATACACACACGCGTATACAGGGAAAAAGGAGACGAAATAAGAAATAAGGAggaaaagaaggaaaaacaaatgaCGTATAAAGAAGATATGTTTTGTAATCAGAAGTCAAATAGCAGTAGAACAAGAAGGGAATATTTcttaaacaataaaaatcGTTCCCTGaaagaaaatgaatatgaaaatttaaagtctaaaaatataagaagcTTTACGAACAGTAGTACTGACTGTGAAGGATCTGCGATGAGGCACATTAGACAGCAGGAGCAGGCAAGGGTGGATGCTCAGGATGAGCAGAATGAACAGTATAAGCAGGATAAGGATAAAAGTGATAacaatgatgaaaatgatgaGAATGcagagggaaaaaaaaaa ctaaaaataaataacactgttttaaaaaaactgttaaaaataaaagtagaGGCGATGAAAAAGGAGGATAATCAGAAGGTAGAAATtaaagaagaggaagaattGGAAAGAGGGGGtaacaaaaaggaaacaaaaataataggaCTGTGTCCAATACAGAATAATAAGCAATACCTCTTTAACGAAGTAGTGCTGTTAAATGAATATGAAGGAAGCAGTTACATAAATAAGTGTTCAATCAACTCCCTTAGTGATAGACAAAAACATGAACACAACATGAATGAAGAAGCGATCAGTAATAGAAGTCAAACAAAGCCTGTTTTTCACAATTTGTACAATGGCTATGTGGAATCTCACGCGCGGAACCGAGTTACGTCAGTCAGAAGTTCTCTTGGTAGGTCTAGTGAAGGAGTTCAAgtaagaaattataataattactttGATGGATGTGAGGGGCGTAATAGTGAGGGTACGCATAGTAGTCCCTATGTTGATAACCATTCTGATAGTGATGTTAAGCGAGGCGACAACACAATTTATAACAAGACATTCTGGAAGAGAGGAGCCCAGGAAAGAAGtagcaataaaaataagtgcATAGATGGTAATAGggaaaataatagtaatagttaTAACAATAGAGATGGAAATAGAACTGGAAATTGCAATAATGATAATGCGGCATTGGCTGTGCATAAGGAAAATGCACAAAGAGATAGAAGCCAAgtagaaattttaaattttgatgAATCATACTACTGCTATTTGAAGAACGTAAAAAACGGGGATGTATACCCCAATTCAGAAGAACCTATAACTACAACAGATAAGAGAAAATTAATGAATGCATATCTGAATgataaaaggaaaaggaaaaatagggaaaaatattttttaaaatataacattgaattttttaaaatagcaCAATTTTTTTGCCAAGATAACTGTTTATATAGTAACTACATAAGACATATGGCGTATAATTTGATGAAGTCGAATGATGATACTGACAAGATAGCTTTTTCGATTGTTAAATTGTTTCGTTcacaaaaaagaaatcttgtttag